A single window of Qipengyuania sediminis DNA harbors:
- a CDS encoding RidA family protein — protein MNVVTRLADMGIELPPAAAPVASYVPVVVHGGMAYVSGQLPFIEGTLVTGKLGQDVSTERGIQAARACGLMILAQLEAADLLDRVARVVKLGGFVASTPDFTDQPKVANGASDLMVEAFGDAGKHARSAVGVPVLPLNAAVEVDAILALKV, from the coding sequence ATGAACGTCGTCACCCGCCTTGCCGATATGGGGATCGAGCTGCCCCCGGCCGCGGCCCCGGTCGCCAGCTATGTCCCGGTGGTGGTGCATGGCGGCATGGCCTATGTCTCGGGCCAATTGCCCTTCATCGAAGGCACGCTGGTGACGGGCAAGCTCGGCCAGGACGTGTCGACCGAGCGCGGCATCCAGGCGGCGCGGGCCTGCGGGCTGATGATCCTGGCGCAGCTCGAAGCGGCCGATCTGCTCGACAGGGTGGCGCGGGTGGTGAAGCTCGGCGGTTTCGTCGCCTCCACCCCCGATTTTACCGATCAGCCCAAGGTCGCCAACGGCGCGTCGGACCTGATGGTCGAGGCCTTTGGCGATGCCGGAAAGCACGCACGTAGCGCGGTTGGCGTGCCGGTGCTGCCGCTCAACGCTGCTGTCGAGGTCGATGCGATCCTTGCTCTCAAGGTTTGA
- a CDS encoding DUF4112 domain-containing protein codes for MRLDLPLGTTPTDVRRRLESMERLLERSLTIPGTRVPVGLDAALGLVPVVGDIITAALGAYALWEARNLGLPKWKLARMAGNIAIDTTVGAVPVAGDLIDLAFRSNTRNLRIVKRHLDRHHPETRVIER; via the coding sequence ATGAGGCTGGACCTGCCGCTGGGCACCACGCCCACGGACGTTCGCCGCCGGCTGGAGTCGATGGAGCGCCTGCTCGAACGCAGCCTGACCATCCCCGGCACCCGCGTGCCCGTGGGGCTCGATGCCGCGCTGGGCCTGGTCCCGGTCGTCGGCGATATCATCACCGCGGCGCTCGGCGCCTATGCGCTTTGGGAAGCGCGCAATCTGGGCCTTCCGAAGTGGAAGCTCGCGCGCATGGCGGGCAATATCGCGATCGACACGACGGTAGGCGCAGTGCCAGTCGCGGGCGATCTCATCGATCTCGCGTTCCGCTCCAACACGCGAAACCTGCGGATCGTGAAGCGCCATCTCGACCGGCATCATCCCGAAACGCGCGTGATCGAGCGCTGA
- a CDS encoding ABC transporter substrate-binding protein has product MLRAAVPLFACLLAAACARGDENAIDVAVIGDPVDLSASGLRLAPPGELVRAATTQGLVRLDEAGQIVPAIAERWIVTDDGMSYIFRIRELDLAGGKRLTARRAQQALRSAMASLSGTSLGLDLAQVRDVRAMTGRVIEIRLKSPMPGFLQLLAQPELGITVDGTPTGPMATITAQPGGPLLLRALPPEARGLPTSPGWAEEVRAVRLFAGEAGALTRRFLDGDFAVLLGGTLATLPLADTGPLARGTVRIDPALGLFGLDVLRAEGFLSEVANREALALVLDREALIQPFNLAGWTATTRVVAPGLPDDPGLAAERWQGMDLAARRSLAASRIARWKAANGGRLELRLRLPQGPGSDLLFAALAEQYRTVGIVLTRSEGEDRADLGLRDRVARYAGARWFLNQFACRTSAAICSEDVDLLAQLAVQTRDPVQQARYLADAETAFTATNGFIPIGAPIRWSLVRSGVQGFAENAHAAHPLFPLTAAPM; this is encoded by the coding sequence ATGCTTCGCGCCGCCGTCCCGCTGTTCGCCTGCCTTCTGGCTGCCGCCTGCGCACGCGGAGACGAAAACGCGATCGATGTCGCGGTGATCGGCGATCCCGTGGACCTTTCCGCCAGCGGCCTGCGCCTCGCACCGCCCGGGGAGCTGGTCCGCGCGGCGACCACGCAGGGCCTCGTCCGGCTCGACGAGGCCGGGCAGATCGTCCCTGCCATCGCCGAACGCTGGATCGTTACCGATGATGGGATGAGCTACATCTTCCGCATCCGCGAGCTTGACCTTGCGGGCGGCAAACGGTTGACCGCACGCCGCGCGCAGCAGGCCCTGCGCAGCGCCATGGCATCGCTTTCCGGAACCAGCCTCGGCCTCGATCTCGCCCAGGTGCGCGATGTCCGCGCTATGACCGGGCGGGTAATCGAGATCCGGCTGAAGAGTCCGATGCCGGGCTTCCTGCAACTGCTCGCCCAGCCGGAACTCGGTATCACGGTCGACGGGACGCCGACGGGGCCGATGGCGACCATAACTGCACAACCCGGGGGGCCGCTGCTGCTGCGCGCGCTACCCCCCGAAGCGCGCGGCCTCCCCACCAGCCCCGGCTGGGCGGAAGAAGTCCGCGCGGTGCGCCTGTTCGCGGGTGAGGCGGGCGCGCTGACCCGCCGGTTTTTGGACGGCGATTTCGCCGTGCTGCTCGGCGGCACGCTGGCAACGCTGCCGCTCGCCGACACCGGCCCGCTGGCGCGCGGCACGGTCCGGATCGACCCGGCGCTAGGGCTCTTCGGGCTCGATGTGCTGCGCGCCGAGGGCTTTCTCTCGGAAGTCGCCAACCGCGAAGCGCTGGCGCTGGTGCTCGACCGGGAGGCGCTGATCCAGCCGTTCAATCTCGCCGGTTGGACCGCCACCACCCGCGTGGTCGCGCCGGGTCTCCCTGACGATCCGGGGCTTGCCGCAGAGCGTTGGCAGGGCATGGACCTTGCCGCCCGGCGCTCGCTTGCCGCCAGCCGCATCGCGCGCTGGAAGGCGGCGAACGGCGGCAGGCTCGAGTTGCGGTTGCGCCTCCCTCAGGGGCCGGGCTCCGACCTGCTTTTCGCCGCGCTCGCCGAGCAATATCGCACCGTCGGGATCGTGCTCACCAGAAGCGAAGGCGAAGATCGCGCCGATCTTGGCTTACGTGACCGGGTCGCGCGCTATGCCGGGGCGCGGTGGTTCCTCAACCAGTTCGCCTGCCGCACCAGCGCGGCGATCTGTTCCGAAGACGTCGACCTGCTGGCCCAGCTTGCGGTCCAGACGCGCGATCCCGTGCAGCAGGCGCGCTATCTTGCCGACGCTGAGACCGCTTTTACCGCCACCAATGGGTTTATCCCGATCGGCGCGCCGATCCGGTGGTCCCTGGTGCGATCGGGGGTCCAGGGTTTCGCGGAGAATGCGCACGCTGCGCATCCCTTGTTCCCGCTGACCGCCGCGCCCATGTAA
- the dksA gene encoding RNA polymerase-binding protein DksA translates to MATAAFADQERLARIKAAVGTDYVPDEAEDYMSERQCDYFRMLLLEWKRSIHSAAETTLQSLQDGPIREADLNDRASSETDWGIELRTRDRQRKLIAKIDAALRRIDAGEYGFCEVTGDPIGLKRLIARPVATMTVEAQEAHERREKISRDD, encoded by the coding sequence ATGGCCACCGCCGCGTTTGCCGACCAGGAGAGGCTCGCCCGCATCAAGGCCGCCGTCGGCACCGATTACGTGCCCGATGAAGCCGAGGACTATATGTCCGAGCGGCAGTGCGATTACTTCCGCATGTTGTTGCTGGAATGGAAGCGCTCGATCCATTCCGCCGCCGAAACCACGCTGCAATCGCTGCAGGATGGGCCCATCCGCGAGGCCGATCTCAACGACCGCGCCTCCAGCGAGACTGATTGGGGGATCGAGCTTCGCACGCGCGATCGCCAGCGCAAGCTCATTGCCAAGATCGACGCCGCGCTGCGGCGGATCGACGCGGGCGAATACGGCTTTTGCGAAGTGACCGGCGATCCCATCGGCCTGAAACGCCTGATCGCGCGGCCGGTCGCGACCATGACGGTGGAAGCGCAGGAAGCTCACGAACGCCGCGAAAAGATTTCGCGAGACGACTGA
- a CDS encoding PilZ domain-containing protein: protein MASLDTREDDRDSMFLMADILPAATQDDPDPAPARMRVRNLSSGGMMAEGDLRVVRGQAIRAELRGIGMVEGTVVWVRSNSFGVAFAENVDPKLARTKVFGGDKEAPVYARAALSAPRHDGWNGKLRRI from the coding sequence ATGGCATCGCTCGATACCCGCGAGGACGATCGCGACAGCATGTTCCTGATGGCCGATATCCTGCCGGCCGCCACGCAGGACGATCCCGATCCCGCCCCCGCCCGGATGCGGGTGCGCAATCTTTCCAGCGGGGGGATGATGGCGGAAGGGGATCTGCGCGTGGTGCGCGGGCAGGCGATTCGAGCGGAATTGCGCGGCATCGGCATGGTCGAGGGGACGGTCGTTTGGGTGCGCAGCAACAGCTTCGGCGTCGCCTTCGCGGAGAATGTCGATCCCAAGCTCGCGCGCACCAAGGTGTTCGGCGGCGACAAGGAGGCGCCGGTCTATGCCCGCGCCGCGCTGTCGGCACCGCGGCACGACGGCTGGAACGGCAAGCTCCGCCGCATTTGA
- a CDS encoding response regulator: MPKRILVVEDNDLNRKLFCDVLKANGFEVLPVADGQQVIASAKKFAPDGVVLDIQLPNISGLDLIAAFRADRALQAIPILAVTAYAGKGDEEKIRAAGARDYLAKPVSITPFMTAVRKLLGSSPELAGSPPPHAV, translated from the coding sequence GTGCCAAAGCGTATCCTGGTTGTCGAGGACAACGATCTCAATCGCAAGCTGTTCTGTGATGTGCTGAAAGCGAACGGGTTCGAGGTGTTGCCGGTGGCGGACGGCCAGCAGGTCATCGCCAGCGCCAAGAAGTTCGCGCCCGACGGCGTGGTGCTCGACATCCAGCTACCCAATATCTCGGGGCTCGACCTCATCGCCGCCTTTCGCGCCGATCGCGCATTGCAGGCGATTCCTATACTCGCGGTCACCGCCTATGCGGGCAAGGGGGATGAGGAGAAGATCCGCGCCGCCGGTGCCCGCGACTATCTCGCCAAACCTGTGTCGATTACTCCCTTCATGACCGCCGTGCGCAAGCTGCTCGGCAGTTCGCCCGAGCTTGCTGGCAGTCCGCCGCCGCACGCGGTGTGA
- a CDS encoding glycerophosphodiester phosphodiesterase family protein: protein MRSLLSRFDAFLAPAPEPARVAWLKDWTYAHRGLHAPGGAVENSPAAFRAAIAAGLGIECDIQRSRDHAAMVYHDWDFARLHGDTGTGAAHDATEWRALRYAYGDEGPIALSDLLEMVAGQVPLLIEIKSRRGYDVHRSCKSVNAALAGYAGRHGVMSFDPRVSRWFYRHEPTRLRGLVMREDAYGHTQRAWQRHAALWVARPDFIAYHVKALPNRFAASLRARGVPLLTWTVDSPSARETAKAHADGSIAEGAGLG from the coding sequence ATGCGATCCTTGCTCTCAAGGTTTGACGCCTTCCTCGCGCCCGCGCCCGAACCGGCGCGGGTGGCATGGCTCAAGGACTGGACCTACGCGCACCGCGGGCTGCATGCGCCGGGGGGGGCGGTCGAGAACAGCCCCGCCGCCTTCCGCGCCGCGATCGCGGCCGGACTCGGCATCGAATGCGATATCCAGCGCAGCCGCGATCATGCCGCCATGGTCTATCACGACTGGGATTTCGCGCGGCTTCACGGCGATACCGGAACCGGCGCGGCGCACGATGCCACGGAGTGGCGCGCCCTGCGTTATGCTTATGGTGACGAGGGGCCGATCGCGCTCAGCGATTTGCTCGAAATGGTGGCCGGCCAGGTTCCGCTGCTGATCGAGATCAAGTCGCGGCGCGGCTACGACGTGCACCGAAGCTGCAAGAGCGTTAACGCGGCGCTCGCAGGCTATGCGGGGCGTCATGGGGTTATGAGCTTCGATCCGCGCGTGTCGCGCTGGTTTTACCGGCATGAGCCCACGCGGCTGCGCGGGCTGGTGATGCGCGAGGATGCTTATGGCCATACCCAGCGGGCTTGGCAGCGGCACGCCGCGCTGTGGGTCGCAAGACCTGACTTCATCGCCTATCACGTTAAGGCTTTACCCAATCGCTTTGCAGCGAGCTTGCGCGCGCGCGGCGTTCCCCTGCTCACCTGGACGGTCGACAGCCCCTCCGCTCGCGAAACCGCTAAGGCCCACGCCGACGGGTCTATCGCCGAAGGAGCCGGGCTCGGGTGA
- a CDS encoding HAD family hydrolase, with the protein MTARPPRPLVVCDCDEVLLHMVAPFRDWLAENQGVTFRMKSSDFSEAMRWTESGERVEPKEIWRLLRAFFETEMARQRPIAGAVEAMAELAKLADVVVLTNLLDAHRDLRQDQLTAHDIAARVYTNQGPKGPALAAIIAEYSPSHTFFVDDLPQHHQSARETVGNLTTLHLCGEPMLAPHIACAHAAGHADARIDTWAEALPWLLARIEAHTPTTQES; encoded by the coding sequence ATGACTGCCAGGCCGCCCCGCCCGCTCGTCGTCTGCGATTGCGACGAGGTGCTGCTGCACATGGTTGCCCCCTTCCGCGACTGGCTGGCCGAAAACCAAGGCGTCACCTTCCGGATGAAAAGCAGCGATTTCAGCGAGGCCATGCGTTGGACGGAGAGCGGCGAACGGGTCGAGCCCAAGGAGATCTGGCGCCTGCTGCGCGCTTTCTTCGAGACCGAGATGGCGCGTCAGAGGCCAATTGCGGGCGCGGTCGAAGCCATGGCGGAGCTTGCCAAGCTCGCCGATGTGGTGGTGCTGACCAACCTTCTCGACGCGCACCGCGACCTTCGTCAGGATCAGCTGACCGCGCATGACATCGCCGCGCGGGTCTATACGAACCAGGGGCCAAAGGGTCCGGCGCTGGCCGCAATCATCGCCGAATACAGCCCGAGCCATACGTTCTTCGTCGATGACCTTCCGCAGCATCACCAATCGGCGCGTGAGACGGTCGGCAATCTGACAACGCTGCACCTTTGCGGCGAACCGATGCTCGCGCCTCATATCGCCTGCGCGCACGCTGCCGGCCATGCCGATGCCCGGATCGACACCTGGGCCGAAGCGCTGCCCTGGCTGCTCGCCCGGATCGAAGCCCATACCCCCACGACGCAGGAGAGCTGA
- a CDS encoding GNAT family N-acetyltransferase, which produces MSTLTARLAGSVGAFGVAQWDALVPGGNPFMRHGFLTALEDSASVGPGTGWSPAPIVIEDADGVLRAALPAYLKSHSQGEYVFDHAWADAYARAGGRYYPKLQIAAPFTPATGPRLLTQDSALMAPLLSAAEQLCAQNGISGAHATFIDPAQVPVFEAAGWLIRHDIQFHWTNRGYLSFDDFLADLSSRKRKDLRKERAAATGEVEIVHLRGADIQPAHWDAFWRFYQDTGARKWGSPYLTRAAFDLIGERLGNAVLLILACQEGEAIAGALNVIGPDALYGRYWGSTREVRFLHFELCYYQAIEAAIALGLARVEAGAQGGHKLARGYAPVRTYSAHWIADPGLRAAIADFLDRERAGVAMDANYLETRTPYRKG; this is translated from the coding sequence GTGAGCACGCTTACAGCCCGGTTGGCGGGATCGGTCGGCGCTTTCGGGGTAGCGCAATGGGACGCGCTCGTGCCGGGGGGCAATCCCTTCATGCGGCACGGTTTTCTGACCGCGCTCGAGGATTCGGCCAGCGTCGGTCCAGGCACCGGGTGGAGCCCCGCCCCGATCGTCATCGAAGATGCGGACGGTGTCCTCCGCGCCGCGCTGCCCGCCTATCTCAAAAGCCACAGCCAGGGCGAATATGTATTCGATCACGCCTGGGCCGATGCCTATGCGCGCGCGGGGGGGCGCTATTACCCCAAGCTCCAGATCGCGGCGCCCTTCACGCCTGCCACCGGCCCGCGCCTGCTGACGCAGGATTCGGCACTGATGGCACCCCTTTTATCCGCAGCCGAGCAGCTTTGCGCGCAGAACGGCATTTCCGGCGCGCACGCTACCTTCATCGATCCGGCGCAGGTGCCGGTCTTCGAGGCGGCGGGCTGGCTGATCCGCCATGACATTCAGTTCCACTGGACCAACCGCGGGTATTTGAGCTTCGACGACTTCCTCGCCGATCTTTCGAGCCGCAAGCGCAAGGATTTGCGCAAGGAGCGCGCCGCCGCGACCGGCGAAGTGGAGATCGTGCACCTGCGCGGTGCCGACATCCAGCCCGCCCACTGGGATGCCTTCTGGCGCTTCTACCAGGACACCGGTGCGCGCAAGTGGGGCTCGCCCTATCTGACGCGCGCCGCTTTCGACCTCATCGGCGAGCGGCTCGGAAATGCGGTCCTGTTGATCCTGGCCTGTCAGGAGGGGGAAGCCATCGCCGGGGCGCTTAATGTCATTGGCCCCGATGCGCTTTACGGCCGCTATTGGGGCTCGACGCGCGAGGTCCGGTTCCTTCATTTCGAGCTGTGCTATTATCAGGCGATCGAGGCCGCGATTGCACTTGGGCTCGCGCGGGTGGAGGCGGGGGCGCAAGGGGGCCACAAGCTTGCGCGCGGTTACGCCCCGGTACGCACATATTCGGCGCATTGGATCGCCGATCCGGGCCTGCGCGCGGCGATCGCCGACTTCCTCGATCGCGAGCGCGCGGGCGTGGCGATGGATGCGAACTACCTCGAAACCCGTACGCCCTACCGCAAGGGCTAG
- a CDS encoding acyl carrier protein, with translation MDRAEVDTRIRTLIAPFNKKGIDIADTTSFAGDLEFDSLTVMDFVAAIEDEFDIIITMNQQAEIETYGQLVDAVAEMVS, from the coding sequence ATGGACCGCGCCGAGGTCGATACCCGTATTCGAACGCTGATCGCGCCCTTCAACAAGAAGGGGATCGATATCGCGGACACCACGAGCTTTGCCGGCGATCTCGAATTCGACAGTTTGACAGTGATGGATTTCGTCGCCGCGATCGAGGACGAATTCGACATTATCATCACCATGAATCAACAGGCGGAGATCGAAACCTACGGCCAACTCGTGGATGCGGTCGCCGAGATGGTTTCCTGA
- a CDS encoding tryptophan 2,3-dioxygenase — protein sequence MGKADVTYASYLDLGRILGAQHAVSGAHDEMLFIIVHQASELWLKLCIHELTAARDCLIADDLRPAFKMLARVARAQGQLIQSWDVLSTMTPHDYSQVRPHLGGSSGFQSAQYRMMEFLMGGRNPNMATMHEPVPEVAAELRAELGRRSIYGEAVALLARRGLAIPDEILARDHDRTWTFAEEVEAAWAAIYRDPEAHWDLYELAEKLVDLEYHFQRWRFGHLKTVERIIGFKRGTGGTPGVPYLAGVLKQAFFPELLSVRTAL from the coding sequence ATGGGTAAAGCCGACGTCACCTACGCATCCTATCTCGACTTGGGCCGCATCCTCGGCGCGCAGCATGCGGTTTCGGGCGCTCATGACGAGATGCTGTTCATCATCGTCCACCAGGCAAGCGAACTGTGGCTGAAGCTCTGCATTCATGAGCTGACCGCGGCGCGCGACTGCCTGATCGCGGACGATCTCCGCCCGGCCTTCAAGATGCTCGCCCGCGTCGCGCGCGCGCAGGGGCAACTGATCCAAAGCTGGGATGTCCTCTCAACCATGACCCCGCATGATTATTCGCAGGTCCGCCCGCATCTGGGCGGCTCGAGCGGGTTTCAGAGCGCACAATACCGGATGATGGAATTCCTCATGGGTGGCCGCAATCCAAACATGGCCACGATGCACGAGCCGGTGCCCGAAGTCGCGGCCGAGCTTCGCGCCGAGCTCGGCCGCCGATCAATCTATGGCGAAGCGGTGGCACTGCTGGCGCGACGCGGCCTCGCCATTCCGGATGAAATACTTGCGCGCGATCACGACCGCACCTGGACCTTCGCCGAAGAGGTCGAGGCAGCCTGGGCCGCGATCTACCGCGATCCCGAAGCGCATTGGGACCTCTACGAACTTGCCGAAAAGCTCGTCGATCTCGAATACCATTTCCAGCGCTGGCGCTTCGGCCATCTGAAGACCGTGGAACGGATCATTGGCTTCAAGCGCGGGACCGGGGGGACGCCGGGCGTTCCCTATCTCGCAGGCGTGCTGAAGCAGGCGTTTTTTCCCGAACTGCTCAGCGTGCGGACGGCGCTATGA
- a CDS encoding DUF3572 family protein has product MHDDPVPPRTPETIALEALGWVLTDQPRADRLLALTGLSPDDLRRGLGERAVLGAVLDFLAGHEADLVAAAVALDLKPEEIARAARALAQ; this is encoded by the coding sequence ATGCATGATGATCCCGTCCCGCCGCGGACGCCCGAGACGATCGCGCTGGAAGCGCTTGGCTGGGTGCTGACCGACCAGCCGCGCGCCGACCGGCTACTGGCGCTGACCGGGCTGTCTCCCGACGACCTCAGGCGCGGGCTGGGCGAGCGGGCAGTGCTTGGCGCGGTGCTCGACTTTCTGGCGGGCCACGAAGCGGACCTCGTCGCTGCTGCAGTGGCGCTGGACCTCAAGCCGGAAGAAATCGCCCGGGCTGCGCGGGCGCTGGCGCAATGA
- the kynU gene encoding kynureninase, producing the protein MLEEARARDAADPLAEYRDRFALPQGVIYLDGNSLGALPKATASRLSEVVTGEWGEGLIRSWNSAEWIGLPQRVGGKIAPLIGAAPHEVIAADSTSVNLFKLIAAALAMRPGRKVVLSEPGNFPTDLYMVEGLARQGLAECRLAPREALVGNLDESVALLLLTHVHYRTGALHDIAALTAAAHRAGALVLWDLSHTAGALPVDLAAAGADFAVGCGYKYLNGGPGAPAFAYVAERHHAALEQPLTGWMGHAQPFAFADAYVPGEGMTRLLCGTPPVLGLAALEVGVDLIAEIGVARLYAKSRELSDFFLRCLADRGPIVELVSPPDPAARGSQLSFRHPHAYAVSQALIARGVIGDFREPDVLRLGFAPAYLRFADMETAARHLAEVLDKGEWRRPKFAERAAVT; encoded by the coding sequence GTGCTTGAGGAGGCCCGGGCGCGCGACGCCGCCGATCCGCTGGCAGAGTATCGCGACCGTTTCGCCCTGCCCCAGGGCGTGATCTATCTCGACGGCAATTCGCTGGGCGCGCTGCCGAAGGCGACCGCTTCGCGGCTTTCCGAAGTCGTAACCGGCGAATGGGGCGAAGGCCTGATCCGCTCCTGGAACAGCGCCGAATGGATCGGCCTGCCGCAGCGCGTTGGCGGCAAGATCGCGCCTCTGATCGGTGCCGCGCCGCACGAGGTGATCGCGGCGGACAGCACCAGCGTGAACCTGTTCAAGCTTATCGCCGCCGCGCTCGCGATGCGGCCGGGGCGGAAGGTGGTGTTGAGCGAGCCGGGCAATTTCCCGACCGATCTCTACATGGTCGAAGGGCTCGCGCGGCAGGGTCTTGCCGAATGCCGGCTTGCGCCGCGCGAGGCGCTGGTCGGCAATCTCGACGAGAGCGTTGCGCTGCTGCTTCTTACCCATGTGCATTACAGGACCGGGGCGCTGCACGACATCGCGGCTCTGACCGCCGCCGCGCACCGGGCAGGCGCGCTGGTGCTGTGGGACCTCTCGCATACCGCGGGCGCGCTGCCGGTCGATCTGGCTGCTGCCGGGGCCGATTTCGCAGTCGGATGCGGCTACAAATATCTCAACGGTGGACCCGGCGCGCCCGCGTTCGCCTACGTGGCGGAGCGGCATCACGCAGCGTTGGAGCAGCCGCTGACGGGATGGATGGGGCATGCCCAGCCCTTCGCCTTTGCCGATGCCTATGTGCCGGGGGAGGGCATGACCCGGCTCTTATGCGGGACGCCGCCGGTGCTGGGGTTGGCGGCGCTGGAGGTGGGGGTCGATCTGATCGCCGAGATCGGCGTTGCCCGCCTCTATGCGAAATCCCGGGAGCTTTCGGATTTCTTCTTGCGTTGCCTTGCCGATCGAGGCCCAATCGTCGAGCTTGTCAGCCCGCCCGATCCGGCAGCGCGCGGCAGCCAGTTGAGCTTCCGCCATCCCCATGCCTATGCAGTCAGCCAGGCGTTGATCGCGCGCGGGGTTATCGGCGACTTCCGCGAACCCGATGTCCTGCGCCTGGGATTCGCCCCCGCCTATCTCCGCTTCGCCGACATGGAAACGGCGGCGCGCCACCTCGCCGAAGTGCTCGATAAAGGCGAATGGCGGCGTCCAAAGTTCGCCGAGCGCGCCGCGGTCACTTAA
- the kynB gene encoding arylformamidase, with amino-acid sequence MTPRVWDISQTLRPGIPVWPGDTPYAFARSWRMEDGSPVNVGRVVLSTHTGTHGDAPLHYAADAPDIASVDLEPYLGPCLVVDARRAEGLVTIGDLPPLEGAPRVLIRTYDAFPHAQWNTAFTAIAPDTIRWLAAAGVRLIGTDAPSLDPQESKAMDAHRAVLEADMRILEGLVLDAVPPGRYELIALPLKIAGGDAGLCRAVLRELASA; translated from the coding sequence ATGACCCCTCGGGTGTGGGACATCAGCCAGACCCTGCGCCCCGGCATCCCCGTCTGGCCGGGCGATACCCCATATGCCTTCGCGCGAAGCTGGCGGATGGAAGACGGCTCACCCGTCAATGTCGGGCGCGTGGTATTGAGCACGCACACGGGGACGCATGGCGACGCGCCGCTGCACTACGCCGCGGATGCGCCGGATATCGCCAGCGTCGATCTCGAACCCTATCTCGGACCCTGCCTCGTCGTGGACGCACGCCGGGCAGAAGGTCTCGTGACAATCGGCGACCTGCCCCCGCTGGAGGGGGCGCCCCGCGTGCTGATCCGCACCTACGACGCTTTCCCGCACGCGCAGTGGAACACGGCTTTTACCGCGATCGCGCCCGATACCATCCGCTGGCTGGCGGCGGCAGGCGTGCGGCTTATCGGCACCGACGCACCCTCGCTCGACCCGCAGGAGAGCAAGGCCATGGACGCACATCGCGCGGTGCTGGAGGCCGATATGCGCATCCTCGAAGGGCTGGTGCTCGATGCGGTGCCGCCGGGCCGTTACGAGCTGATCGCGCTGCCGCTCAAGATCGCGGGCGGGGACGCGGGACTGTGCCGAGCGGTCTTGCGCGAGCTTGCTAGTGCTTGA